One region of Terriglobales bacterium genomic DNA includes:
- a CDS encoding PilZ domain-containing protein, producing MSKPQAEKRSSRRVKTQGKINVKVVNGHDAEAQLRDVSVRGVFLYLQNKVAEGSTLEVVLPLPQSIMPGEENWIRCKCRVLRVEKQRGADYGVAAVIEEFEPLVASKLPKA from the coding sequence ATGAGCAAACCACAAGCCGAAAAGCGTTCCAGCAGGCGCGTCAAAACGCAGGGAAAGATCAATGTGAAGGTTGTGAACGGCCACGACGCCGAGGCGCAATTGCGGGACGTCAGCGTACGCGGCGTGTTTCTCTACCTGCAAAACAAGGTGGCGGAAGGCTCGACCCTGGAGGTCGTTTTACCGTTGCCGCAAAGCATCATGCCGGGAGAGGAGAATTGGATCCGCTGCAAGTGCCGCGTGCTGCGCGTAGAGAAACAACGCGGCGCCGATTATGGAGTGGCCGCCGTCATCGAAGAGTTCGAACCGCTGGTTGCCTCGAAGCTCCCGAAAGCGTGA